In Equus przewalskii isolate Varuska chromosome 14, EquPr2, whole genome shotgun sequence, the sequence tagaaaaccACTATTGTGTAATccttaataaaataacaaatctaACAAAGAGCCTCAATGGCTGCTAAAACCATCAGGTTAGAGGCTGATGTGGAATTTCATAACGGATGTATTAGGCTGACCACATCTGAAATCACCAGTAAAATGAATATCACTAAATGTGGAACAACCAGACACATACTTCCTCTTGTGATGCAATGGTACATAGTACCACCGATAatatatttttgggaaaaaaaacttttaatctGAATTTTATCAAGTTTCTAGATCTAATTGTCAGAGGGGATTGAAGAACATGTTAAAGGATGCCTTGAGGATGCAATTAGCTAAATTATGTGGGAAATTCTACAGATCAAcaaataaatatcataaaaagGAGTTGGGAAAAAGGGAACGGGTACAAATTAAAAAGCAACGAAAGCTGTATCGATCAACCGCAATGTGTGGGCCTTGTCTGGATCTGgattcaaacaaaccaactgtAAAAATACCTTTCAGAGGTAAGTGTGGAAATTTGAGTACAGACTAGATATTAGATGATGCAGAGGCAatgttattaatctttttaagtgTAATGATGCATggttatgcttttttaaaaagtagttaccTGTTGGGTatacatactgaagtatttacaaGTTAGGTTAAACTATATCTGGaacttcctttaaaatattccagtgaTGGCGCAGGGGTAGGGGAGAATGCTGTGGGAATGATATCGATGAAACAATGTTGACAATTCTTGAAAATCGtgatggatggatacatgggggttaaatatactattttctctactttggggtacgtttgaaattttccataatacaGAACTGGGGTTTTGTTTGCTGAATTTTAAGTGGGCTGTGTTCTGACCTGCCAGAGCTCAATAGGAGTATTCCCTCCCTTTAACCACCTAGAGGCCAAGCGCTCAATATCTGCGGGGCGCGCATGCGAGAAATGAGTCAGATTAAGAAAACAGCAAAGCAAGCTGGTGAAGCAGTTGCAGCGGGCACCCGCCTCTGTGTTGGGGATTAACGGAGAGTTGTGGAACAGAAGATCACATGCCCATCCAAACAGGGTAGCCAATGTTGCCATGTGGGAATAAGGGCCCCAGAGGACCAaatcttctaatttttcattaGAAACTTGAAATCTGGGCATTTCAGTAAAATCTCCCCATATGTGGGCAAATGATTACAAATTTTTCACACACTTTGCAAGTCAGTGCTAGAAAGCTAAACAAAACCTGTCTAGAGGCTAGATTTGTTCCACAGACTGCTGTGTTGTGATCCCTGACACTACACCATGTAATGCATTTTATAGTAATGCATTAATAATTGGTTGACATTCCTAGCAATTGGGTCATATGGCTGGACAACTGAGGTTGCATCCATCTGAAGTCCCCAAACCCTTTACAAGCAAACAGCTGTCAAGCCAGGCATCCCCCACACTGAACTCTGAACTGAACACAGGCTCACAATCATCTCTATCAAATTGCATCTTGTCGTGTGTCACAAACACTTGTCTCTGGATTGACTCTACTCTTCCTCCAAATTCTACTGAATCTGCACTCCCTTCTGGCTTTGTATCACACAGTGTTCACAGCCATTCTTCATCCACGCCATCTACAAAGCTAACATCCACCTGGGGTGTCAGACTTCTCTCCTGCCAGGTATCTGCAGCTACTCAGCTATAACTTCACCCATCCTTCCAAGTTCGTCCACCTCATGTTTACCCACCTTCCTCCTTGAAGCCACCATACATTATAGACAGGCCTAATCCACGAATCTTGTGGTGACAATAATGCCACCTTACATCTGTATGGTACtttatggtttttaaaacatttttcaaaaattttctgaCTTGATCTTTATCACCCATCACAACCTTAAAAAAATCCTATCAATATCACATTGTTAAAATCTGCCAGTagtctgtttgtttatttgtaactCACTAATAATTTCCTAGCTGGGGATTTCTAGATTATGTAGACAAAGGGCAACTAAgttagcttccttccttcctatctcaCCATTCCACAAGAAAAATAGTTCTCCAAACCACCACCATTCCAGCAACAGCCAACAGGGACAGAAACAAGATTGAAGAGGAAGAATGTTCTAACTGTGAGAGTTGACAGAAAATGGAATGGTTTGCCTTGTGAAGAAATGAGGTTTTGATGCTGGAAGTTTTCAACTAGGAGCTGGGGTTTTGTAGAAGGGATTCCAACGTGGATAGGCAGTTGGGCAGATGATCTCTCATTCATTTGTTTCCATCCATGTGGGGAAGCTGCTCTGTGCTCAGCTCTCAGGAGTACCTGACCAGTTCTTGTAGTGAGCAGACTCTGAAGGGCAGAAGCCTACACTTGGTGAGGTTTTATtgctttgtacattttaaaattaattccctttttaaaagcagttctcagcaaattttcttttaaaaatgccaaacttttctccattgttcaagaagagagagaatccatacaatggaatatggttcagccataaaaagaaacgAAGTACTGATACCAGGTAGGATATGGGTGAATCTTGAAAACTCAAAGacgccagtcacaaaagaccacgtattatatgattccattcatatgaaagtccagaatagggaaatgtatagagacagaaagtagattagtggttacttagggctggggtggggggccagAGGGGTGATAGCTAAATGATACAGGGTTTGTTActgaggtgataaaaatgctctaacactgactgtggtgatggttgcgcgTATCTGTGGATATGCTAAActccattgaattgtacactttacatGGGctaattgtatggtatgtgaattatatctcaataaagctgttttttttttttaattaagcgaacttttaaaaaattggatagATTTTTGTTCCAGGCTTTGGCTAGATTTCTAAAGGGAGCTCTCCCTGCTGAGGATAAGCCTGTGCGAGAGGCTCTGGTCGGGGGAGGAACTGGCCGCCAGGttaggggaggggggtggagttTCTCACATTTCAGTCGCCTTGAGGCCCCCCCATTCTGAATCCGGGGCTGGGGTTAGTAGCCAAGGGGACAGACaaggctccaccctcagcccACTTTCTCTGAGCTTTCTAGGTCTTGCTTCTCACCACTCCTGGTAGTATTTCCACCCCAGGTTTTAACTACTAGCACTTCCATAAAAACAGCTGAAACCACTCTTTTGGGAGAACACGCCCGGGAGGCCTCTCACCCCAACTAAACTGGTTCCCTGCTTCGTCCACACCTCCTGGGGATGTGATGCACCCCCTCATCCTTGTCAACGCAGCCCCCGCGTCTCCGAGGGGTGTTCCTGTGCTGGCTTCAAAAACCAGCTGGCCACACGGGGGGAGGGAGATTTTCTGGCCCCGGGAGGTCTTCTGAACCTGGGATTTGAGGCATGCATGAAACGACACCCGCCACTCGAACATCACTAGAAGACGTCTGCTCTCCGTTTTGCCAGCGAATTCCACCACTCCAGACTGACACCGGGAGAAGAGGCGCGAAATGGGGAGGGGAAACGCCCTAGGCAATTTCTCAAACTCTGCAAATCCGCCCAGGGAGGCCCGGGTGTCTGGGTATGGGAGAAGGGGGTCTAGGGGTCTCTGCAGATCTGAGGGAGGGGGTAATGACTAGTTATTACTAGTTTAGGAAGGGAGCGGCTGCTGCACTAGCGCCCCCGCGCCGGGCCTCGGGCCCCAAATCCCGCGAGTGGTCGACCGCCCAGCTCGGGCCCCGCCACCCAGCGCGCGCCGCGCTGCACCCTGCCCTGGGCAAGGGGCAGCGACCGGGAACCCGGGCCTGGTCGCGGCGCCAGGAGCTCGGACACGCCCGGTGTTTTCGATTTCGATGCCCAAGCAGGGCCCCATCACCGCTGCAGCGTCTTGGGACCTCCCGTCCGCATCCCCGGGACTGGGTGTCGTTAAAGGAAACGCCTAGGAGGAGAACTAGGAGGGAGCAGTAGGCAAACGTCCGGGTTCGACCGGCTGGATGGTGCGAGAGAGCAACAAGTCGCTTGGAAAGTGGGTAAGAGGCTCCACTGCGAGCTGCTTCCTGCCTGCGGCGGAGCGGGACGTGCGCGCAGAGAACTCAGAGACAGGAACTGAGAAGGCTAAAGAGAGACTAACTCGGTCCCTTGGGCAAGGAGATAAAAGGAAGGTCCGGTACCCAAAAGGGACGTGCTCCAGGTGAGGCTCGAACTCACAACCTCGGCATTGCTCTGCATGTACTGCTGTATAAGTACCGCGCGCTAACCGATTGCGCCACTGGAGCTCCGCTTAGCCGGCCTCGCGATGGTTCTATCAGGGTTCACGCAGGCCCGGTGCGGGCCTTCGCGGAGCATGCGCACCCGTGGCTCCGGGCTCGGCGGGAACGAGCTCCGGCCTCCAGCCTCCTACAGCTTCCAGCCCGGCGGCCCATGCCGAGTGAGCCCGGGCATCCTGCGCGGTCTCTTCGGGGATGGGGGTCCGGCTGGCAGGGCCGTGACAGGCGGGCCACTGGGGCCTTGGAGGAAACGCAGCCCGCCTCCCCGGCAGCGCGGGAGGGGCAGCCCCGGCCGCCCCGTCTGCAGCCGCCTCCGCGTCCTCCGTGGAGCTTCGCCTCCCGGGCGCGGGCCCCGCGAGGAGGGGGCCTGGCCAAGGGACCGGGCGGCGGCCAGCGGGCGGGCTTCGCTGCGGGGGTGCCGCGGGCCGGAGGgtggggccgggcggggcggccTCGGCTCTCCGGCCGCAGATGCCACCGCGGGTCCAGGAAGCGGGAGGACGCGGCCCGCACGCCCCGCGCCGCCCTGCAAGTCGGCGGGAGCGGGAAACCCCTCGAATGAGCGAATCCGGCGCCTGCCAATGGGGCGGCCGGGGAGCGCCCGGCCGGGGGCGGACCGAGGGCGGCGACCGAGCTCCACGACCGGACAGGGCGGGGGTTTCAGCAGCAGAGCCTTGCGTACCCCCGTTTTTCCGCGGCCCTTCTTCCGTCGTGAGCGGGGTGCCCGGAGCCCTCCAGGCGGGAGGGGTGTCCCCAAAACCGCGCCAAGCCCCGGGCATTCCGGGGACATCTCGATCGCCCGACCCTTGGGAAGGTTGCAGGCTAAGCCCCTGCGCGTTTTGTTGGGCCACATcgtgtttgttttaattttaaaactagttCCTAGTATTTAAAATCAAGAGGTCTCATACAAGTATCTGGATATCCATCTCTTTTTTTATAAACCAGAAAATATAAACACGGTACCCGGGGCCGAATCATGACTGTCCTGTGCTCTAGGCACTTTGTTTTCGTGGGCACcttcctccatttaaaaaaaaaaaaaatcgttttCGTTATATTTTACTACTGCCAAATAAAGGCAGATATAATCCAGGCTGGATTTATTGTTACATTCATTATTactatattcattttttctcctgatttgaaaagaatttaaaatgtaaacatttttgcAGGCTCTAGGCACTGTACTCCCTGTACCTAACTGATAACTCTCCCGGGAGCCTGCATCCCCTGGGAGGGTAGCTGCGGCCACCTCCACACAGTGCCCGCGGCCCCCTCGGTCTCTTCCTCCAGGGTTGCCTCACTCGGTTGTCTCAGGGGCCTCTGTTGGCATGTTGGTCACCCTGTTTGGTGACCTCTGCTTTCCTGGGAGAGCCAGAAGAGCAAATAACAGAACACTGGTAATAGATTAGGGGAACTGGCATGAGCAAGCGATGGGTGCAGAATAAAGATTATGTAGGTAGTCACCTATCCGATGGGCACTTGTCCACAGTAACAGGTTGTGTTAGGGTGACTGGCAGTAGCATTGCAAAAAGCCTTGAAATTTGAGCAGAAAAGATTAGAGTGATGAGGCGGACCATGAGGAGCCAGCGACAGGTTCTGTGTAAGGCAGGGGCCTCCTGAGGGTGGTGTTTTTAGGAAACTCAATGCCACATACAGATTGGGGTTATCCACCCAGCAAAAAGAGGTCCGTGAGATTTTCCGGATGATTTTGTAAACTATGAGAGACACACATCCAGAGCAAGAGTTCAGAAAGAGGATGGTCAACACTCCTGCAAGATCCCATCAGGCACCACCAGCCAGGTGGTGGATGCAGAGCTGTTTACAACCGTGCTAGCACTGGGGCTCCTTGGAACATGCGTGGGTGAGTCCAGGGTAAATCAAGGGCAGCAGAGAGTGAGCCTTTGAAATAAGTCCCTCCCAAAAGTTGGAACCTTTACCTGTAAAGGTAAATGCATGGTTTTCCCCCCTAAATTGAAAGGAGTTAATTTCCTGATAAACAAGAAAGTAAGTTGTGGACCCATACACAGTGTCTTCTCACTCCCAGTAGCATTTGCAGAgtctgctcttcctccctcctgagcCCCTCAGGTAGAACCCACCTGGTGAACTATGAGCAGCAAAGTTGGCCCCTGGTGGTCCAGCTTCCTTTCACACTTCCCGCATTCATGGATCTACTCCTTTATTAATTCAGCAGATATTGACTGATCCCTGGTTTCATGGCAGGGGAAGGCAGCACCTCATGAAGCCTTTGGGAACTAAAATAGCTTAGTCCTCAAGGAAATTGGGGCTCTAAAGGAGGAACCTAGTGCGAGCAATGCTCAAGGTGGAGGGGGGCCATGTCAGAACCTCTGCCACCAGAGAGATGTTCCAGCCAAGGAGAAGTCTCCTGAGACCTTCAAATCACAACTTCATATAGACTGACTTCATATAGAGCAGTGAATTAAGAGTCTGAGCTGTGGccctccctggctgtgtgaccttaagtaagtctcttaccctctctgggcctcagtggccTCATTTATAAATTGAGGGATCTAGACCAGATAAGAGCTTTCTAGCCTATCTCAACTGGAGAGCTCCTTTCACCATGTACACTCTTGCCAACACCTTGAGATTATTTAATCACTTAATAATTTGTGTGATCTGTAATacagaagtgatttttaaaataaaaaactttagatacatgtataattttaaaacaatcttgagTAATACCCATAATATAAGAAGACTAGCCTCAACCTTTTTCCATTTACCATGTAATGCAAAATGTTTAATTTACTGTAAATTAATTGTGTAGAGGAAAAGCATGCTttgttaaataacttttaaaaaaacatatatcaTATTTGGTATTGGGacaaatgtatattaaaatgtatgaaatttAATGATTCATTGTAGcatcaaaaatagacaaaaactgcTTTCCTAAGTGAATGTTTGGAATTTTTGCACTTTGAAAAAaaaccagtttatttttattactctcaTGTTCTTGTGTCTAAATGATAAAACAGAGTTCAGGCTGCTATATGAAGGCACCGTTCTGCAAATAACATCAAGTGGGAATGGCTGGTCTCTAGTCTTATTAATGAAAGGCTGCATTGGACATAATGGTCgctgtattttgtctttttagctTTGGTTTCTGACATACAAGAGACATCAGGGTGAGCCAGATGAACATTTTGATTAGCTGAATGCAATTTGCACATCTAGTGACTGATCATCTTGAGTCAAATttgtagaattttcattttatggtCTTCCTTTACTtcatttcagcaaacattttatattttctatctctagcCAGCATTCCATTATGGGTACATATTAAGCAGTATATGGCTAAAAAATGTTGCTATAGAGCAGTCAAAACCCACATAGGAACCACCTGAGCAGCTGAGTCACACACGTGCgcgcgcacgcgcgcacacacacacacacacccccccctgTGTTCAGGGACTGCGGCAGATGCTGGTCAACATGCAGTCAGACACTCCCAGAGTGATCCTATTTTAATGGGCAAGAGGTTGTCTGAAGAATtatcttaattattatttttctaaatagaagTCTAAAAGATGTCACTGCCACCTGTAGCAGTTCAGACCATCTTGAATGCCTCTCAAAACCCCTGGGATTAAGCAGCGTCTAAGATCCCTTCCTACCCTAATAAACCACGATCCTCGCCAGCCCCATGTGGGGAAATGATCCTTTATTTTCCCTTAGGAGGAGAAAGATGTGTGGGTCCCAAGGTCCAAGTTCTAGGGAAGTGTGATGCAGATTTGAACCAATTACACCTGAGAGGAGAGCATGATAATAACTCTGGGAAGCACAGGTCCCTTCGCTCTCGACTGAAGCTGAAATGAAGACATGCCGAGAGCCTATCAGatgtgaaaaaatgttaaaaatcggTAACATCCAACGTCGGTAAGATGTGTGGGGAAATGAAcactgttcatttttgttttgtttttaagacagTTTAGCAGAATCTATCAAATGCATATATCCTTTGATCCAGCAGTTCCCTTTCCAGGAATCTCTCCTATAGAGACACTCACACATGTGAACGAATATaccatatttcatcaaatctaagacGCCTGAAGCCGTAAAATGTACTGTTACTTTCTGTacccttaagaaagaaaaaatgctgccATTTTAACTATGACACCATGCTTTCATATCACTTAGACTTTTCATTTGATACTTATTAAAAGACCTCTTTTAGACAGagacatactcttttttttttttttttaatcatatgttACCCTTGAAAACTactactttctgctcagtttttcagCCTCTCAGTTTCTTCCACTTATAAACCAGCCGGTGCCTCAAGGAGGGGAGGAGCTCAGCGGGTCCGCCTCACCGCCACGCATGTCTCTCTCCCTGGAATCTTGGCCGCTCAGCCCCTGGACTGTCCGGGgagctctttctttccttcaggcAGATCGGTGCGTCTGTATATACTGTATTTCTAGCTACCATCAGTGGGAGAAGTTTGATAGAAAATGAAACGTCAAGAGCTAGCGTGATCACGTAATTCATCCTCCAAATCTGAACATTTCTGAGGGTGATAGGGGtatggttaataatactgcatCCATGAGCCTAACTTGTGACTGTCACAGACAGCCAGGAACACATGGCCTCCCTAATCATCACCCCCTTTGTACTgctataaatacataaaacagaaacagGACAGATTCCccattaaatcttttttaattatGAGAACATGGATGGAGTGTGTGCCAGTTATTAATTGAGTGCTTCTCTGCTCCAAATACAGCCTTCTTTGCCCTGCTCTGTGATCCCGTCGGCTAGTGCCAACGGTTAGGCCTTGTCGGTGGAAGGTGCTAGAGGAACTCTGAAGAGGCTTCTCTTTGGGCGCTTCCAGCACAGCTGCCAGTGGGCGGCTTCCCTGTGAGATTTCGCCATCACCCAGCACAGTTCTGTGCTTGCCAaccccagcctgcagcccctcAGCAAACTTCTTGGCCATCCGGTGGGCCACCACCACGCCCTCACTGAGGAGTTCTGAGTCTCAGCTTGGGCGGGGAAGGAGGGCCTTTTCCAAGTTTATTCCTTCCGTGGGTTTTCTGTGTCATCTCTGGAGGTAGTGCTGCTCCCTTTATCCGTTATTCCTGTATTCGTTAGCGTTCCATTTACCCTACTTAGTAGTTAAGCCCGTTTACTAGTTTCTAGTTCTTTATACTGAATTTTCCCTGTTCAAATTACTGGTGTggtttctgcctcctgactggATCCTGGCGGATACAGGAtgcattaattatttcttttacttgtcaTTTGAGAGCAAAATCTTTCAAAGAATATGGAGAACATGGTGGTAGGTGGGTAAAAATAACACACTTAGACAGTGCTTAccgtgtgctgggcactgttctaggaacttTACGTCCTACTAACTAATTGAATCCTCGTGTCCACCCTATGAAGTAAGTagcattattatttccttttacagGTGAGCGAACTGCGGCAGAGCTGAGGTTACCTAAGTAAG encodes:
- the LOC139073338 gene encoding proline-rich protein 2-like, whose translation is MPGAWRGFGDTPPAWRAPGTPLTTEEGPRKNGGTQGSAAETPALSGRGARSPPSVRPRPGAPRPPHWQAPDSLIRGVSRSRRLAGRRGACGPRPPASWTRGGICGRRAEAAPPGPTLRPAAPPQRSPPAGRRPVPWPGPLLAGPAPGRRSSTEDAEAAADGAAGAAPPALPGRRAAFPPRPQWPACHGPASRTPIPEETAQDARAHSAWAAGLEAVGGWRPELVPAEPGATGAHAPRRPAPGLREP